Proteins co-encoded in one Arachis stenosperma cultivar V10309 chromosome 7, arast.V10309.gnm1.PFL2, whole genome shotgun sequence genomic window:
- the LOC130941068 gene encoding helicase-like transcription factor CHR28 isoform X1: protein MADDDVNFSELFDGDDDDNMCYIDLTTVMQVLNEDDDPLQQSSPEDFSLQNGSSGESGVHDSFQLQNVCQMLEEEPHVSRLEVDSATDCSPFCSDVSDSGAKDSVHFSVNPVLEHEHENQGLPSQACSSTEKTGVSKFETSSFGMETSFPEAYSNNVSVCQDYLNKSTWKSGNERQFKHVGEDVESEHASHSSIIENGDLNFEDCVEDAVRGAYGQQESDLCTSFQISDMDADDSMHASTSIDSALYQGSHFPSDLCGDYAYPNYHQGGTYDRSFANDPLRFIPNGIGSKSWTNKEMMTNLKAENMEFCTDMAQISGGMHSVNTGGSSIHDSQFMLADSGYSSYFSSNSAFEDVSVALSTYASHGDQSLCMKAEGDKLVTSYQNNFQNNDSQFNIGQEVKQLPDLFPSVKCKSYGSFPCEDSYTVITSDRANHYNDTVNGTASKLQRNMVYLTVDQCLPHAHASIAVEQQFGCVKRGGTEMIQHNRIDSHHSKRTAENFCVEDTDVCIIEDNSHPVPTSQSEAVRNSLGIFQSSRYVGSQHYVVGSTRVKACDERNILQVALQDLSQPKSEISLPVGLLAVPLLRHQRIALSWMVQKETSSLYCSGGILADDQGLGKTVSTIALILKERPPKFSACPNAQNGELETLNLDGEDDGLPQSSSLKKESDSCGDMSIRDPIKSKSLSLQAKGRPSAGTLIVCPTSVLRQWAEELHNKVTSQANLSVLVYHGSNRTKDPHEVAKYDVVLTTYSIVSMEVPKQPLADKEDEEKGIFEDSGVPNRKRKNPSNSSKSGKKRLDNALLEAAARPLAKVSWFRVVLDEAQSIKNHRTQVARACSGLRAKRRWCLSGTPIQNAIDDLYSYFRFLRYAPYDIYTSFCSMIKNQVSRNPTKGYKKIQAVLKTIMLRRTKGTFLDGEPIISLPPKFVELKKVEFSMEERDFYSKLEADSRAQFQEYADAGTVKQNYVNILLMLLRLRQACDHPLLVKRYNSNTLWKSSVETAKKLPQEKQVSLLKCLEASLALCGICNDPPEDAVVSVCGHVFCSQCISEHLTGDDNQCPAANCKSRLSMATVFAKAMLNGCMSNQGCDSSPGSSGSEADESEPWSRSQPYDSSKIKAALEVLKSLSRVQCITPKVISAHGTPAENSECPGVSCDVNNGKCLEDIPESQHLSGNSGSNGTGEKAIVFSQWTRMLDLLEVCLKQSSIQYRRLDGTMSVIARDKAVKDFNTLPEVSVMIMSLKAASLGLNMVAACHVLMLDLWWNPTTEDQAIDRAHRIGQTRPVTVLRLTVKDTVEDRILALQQKKRKMVASAFGEDGTGGRQSRLTVDDLKYLFMM from the exons ATGGCGGATGATGACGTGAACTTTTCGGAACTGTTCGATGGTGACGATGACGATAATATGTGCTATATCGATTTAACGACGGTGATGCAGGTTCTCAATGAGGATGACGACCCTCTGCAG CAGAGTAGTCCTGAAGATTTTTCATTACAAAATGGTTCATCTGGTGAATCTGGCGTCCATGATTCTTTTCAGCTTCAGAATG TGTGTCAAATGTTAGAAGAAGAACCGCATGTTTCTAGGTTGGAGGTGGATTCAGCCACAGACTGCTCTCCTTTCTGCTCAGATGTGTCGGATTCTGGGGCCAAAGATTCAGTTCATTTTTCAGTGAATCCTGTGCTTGAGCATGAACATGAAAATCAGGGACTTCCAAGTCAGGCTTGCTCTTCCACGGAAAAGACAGGGGTTTCTAAATTTGAGACATCTAGTTTTGGTATGGAAACTAGTTTCCCTGAGGCATATTCAAACAATGTATCAGTCTGTCAGGACTATTTGAATAAAAGTACGTGGAAGAGTGGAAATGAGAGGCAATTCAAGCATGTGGGAGAGGATGTTGAATCTGAAC ATGCTTCTCACAGTTCTATCATTGAGAACGGTGATTTAAATTTTGAAGATTGTGTTGAGGATGCTGTTCGAGGTGCTTATGGGCAACAAGAAAGTGACTTGTGCACATCTTTTCAAATATCTGATATGGATGCTGATGATTCTATGCATGCTTCAACTTCAATTGATTCGGCTCTTTATCAAGGTTCCCATTTTCCTAGCGATTTGTGTGGTGACTATGCATATCCAAATTATCATCAGGGAGGAACATATGATAGATCATTTGCCAATGACCCTTTAAGGTTTATCCCTAATGGTATCGGTTCCAAGTCATGGACAAATAAAGAAATGATGACTAACCTGAAGGCTGAAAATATGGAGTTCTGTACAGATATGGCCCAAATCAGTGGTGGCATGCACTCAGTTAATACTGGGGGATCATCTATTCATGATAGTCAGTTTATGCTAGCAGATAGTGGCTATTCATCATATTTTTCTAGTAACAGTGCCTTTGAAGATGTGTCAGTTGCACTTTCAACTTATGCTTCACATGGAGATCAATCACTTTGTATGAAAGCTGAAGGTGACAAACTGGTTACAAGTTACCAAAATAATTTTCAGAACAATGATTCTCAGTTCAATATTGGCCAGGAGGTGAAACAGTTACCAGATCTTTTTCCTTCTGTGAAATGTAAGAGTTATGGATCTTTCCCATGTGAGGATAGTTATACAGTGATAACTTCTGACAGAGCCAATCATTATAACGATACTGTTAATGGAACTGCTAGTAAACTTCAAAGAAACATGGTCTATTTGACTGTAGACCAATGTTTGCCCCATGCCCATGCTTCCATTGCCGTTGAGCAGCAGTTTGGTTGTGTTAAGAGAGGAGGGACCGAAATGATTCAACATAACCGCATTGATTCCCATCATTCTAAACGAACTGCTGAGAATTTCTGTGTTGAGGACACTGATGTTTGTATCATTGAAGACAACAGTCATCCTGTGCCTACAAGTCAATCTGAAGCTGTTCGTAATTCCCTTGGTATATTTCAATCTTCCAGATATGTTGGTTCCCAACATTACGTGGTTGGAAGCACAAGGGTAAAGGCATGTGATGAGCGAAATATATTACAAGTTGCATTGCAG GATCTATCTCAACCAAAGTCAGAAATTAGTCTGCCAGTTGGATTGTTGGCGGTTCCTCTTTTGAGACATCAG AGAATTGCTTTATCGTGGATGGTTCAGAAGGAAACATCAAGCTTATATTGCTCAGGTGGAATACTTGCAGATGATCAG GGACTTGGGAAAACAGTGTCAACTATTGCTTTAATATTGAAGGAAAGGCCTCCAAAATTTTCTGCATGCCCCAATGCCCAAAATGGTGAATTAGAAACCTTGAATCTGGATGGAGAGGATGATGGTCTTCCTCAGAGCAGTTCGTTAAAGAAGGAATCTGATTCATGCGGAGATATGTCAATTAGAGATCCAATCAAGAGCAAGAGTTTATCTTTGCAAGCAAAGGGAAGGCCATCTGCAGGAACCCTTATTGTCTGCCCCACTAGCGTCCTGCGTCAATGGGCTGAGGAGTTGCACAATAAGGTAACTAGCCAAGCAAATCTCTCTGTGCTAGTATACCATGGAAGCAATCGAACGAAAGACCCTCATGAGGTGGCCAAGTATGATGTTGTTCTAACAACTTATTCCATTGTCAGCATGGAGGTCCCTAAGCAGCCGCTAGCTGacaaagaagatgaagagaagggAATATTTGAAGATTCTGGGGTACCAAATAGGAAGAGGAAAAACCCTTCTAATTCTAGTAAAAGTGGCAAGAAGCGATTAGACAACGCATTGCTTGAGGCTGCTGCTCGACCTCTTGCAAAGGTATCATGGTTTAGGGTTGTCCTGGATGAGGCTCAGAGTATAAAGAATCACAGAACTCAAGTTGCAAGGGCCTGTTCGGGTCTTCGTGCTAAGCGCAGATGGTGCTTGTCAGGGACCCCAATCCAGAATGCAATTGATGATCTCTACAGTTACTTTAGATTTCTAAGATATGCCCCTTATGACATTTATACATCATTCTGTTCTATGATTAAGAATCAGGTTAGCAGAAATCCTACAAAAGGGTATAAAAAGATACAAGCCGTCCTAAAGACAATAATGCTACGTCGGACCAAAG GAACATTTCTTGATGGGGAGCCTATTATATCCTTGCCACCTAAATTTGTAGAGCTTAAAAAAGTTGAGTTTTCAATGGAGGAGCGTGATTTCTATTCGAAACTGGAGGCTGATTCTCGTGCGCAGTTTCAG GAATATGCTGATGCTGGAACTGTAAAACAAAATTATGTCAACATTTTGCTTATGCTTTTGCGCCTTAGACAAGCTTGTGATCACCCTTTGCTTGTTAAGCGTTACAATTCCAACACTCTATGGAAATCTTCTGTTGAGACGGCAAAAAAGCTTCCCCAGGAAAAACAAGTATCCCTTCTTAAGTGTTTGGAGGCTTCTCTGGCTCTATGTGGAATCTGTAAT GATCCTCCTGAAGACGCCGTTGTTTCAGTCTGCGGTCATGTCTTCTGTAGCCAGTGCATTTCGGAACATCTTACTGGTGATGACAATCAGTGTCCTGCTGCAAATTGCAAAAGTCGACTCAGCATGGCTACTGTTTTTGCGAAAGCGATGCTCAACGGTTGTATGTCTAACCAGGGTTGTGATAGTTCACCTGGTTCCTCTGGTTCTGAAGCGGATGAATCTGAGCCTTGGTCTCGGAGTCAGCCTTATGATTCTTCTAAAATTAAGGCTGCACTTGAGGTTTTAAAGTCATTAAGTAGGGTACAGTGCATTACACCCAAAGTTATATCTGCACATGGTACTCCTGCAGAAAATAGTGAATGCCCTGGGGTATCCTGTGATGTTAACAATGGGAAATGCTTGGAAGATATTCCTGAAAGTCAACATCTCTCTGGGAATAGTGGTTCTAATGGCACAGGAGAGAAAGCAATAGTATTTTCTCAGTGGACAAGGATGCTAGATTTGCTTGAAGTGTGTCTTAAGCAATCTTCGATTCAGTATAGAAGACTTGATGGAACGATGTCTGTCATTGCAAGAGATAAAGCTGTTAAAGATTTTAATACTCTACCAGAG GTTTCGGTTATGATTATGTCTTTGAAGGCTGCGAGTCTTGGTCTAAACATGGTGGCAGCCTGCCATGTTCTTATGCTGGATTTATGGTGGAACCCTACTACTGAAGATCAAGCAATTGATAGAGCACATCGAATTGGGCAGACCCGTCCTGTGACTGTTTTGCGTTTAACCGTGAAAGATACCGTTGAAGATCGTATTTTGGCTTTGCAG CAAAAGAAGCGAAAGATGGTTGCATCTGCATTTGGGGAGGATGGAACTGGTGGTCGTCAGAGTCGCCTTACAGTAGATGATTTAAAATACCTGTTCATGATGTGA
- the LOC130941405 gene encoding serine carboxypeptidase-like 31, whose protein sequence is MDNVVTLLLKLKLRSLYSIMLLLYYVLCLRGVIVSSRHHENERKVTTIMNNNNNNNNGDVVRGLPGQPSVDFEHYAGYVTVNETNGRALFYWFFEAITNPDDKPLVLWLNGGPGCSSVGYGATQEIGPFLVDSDGKGLKFNNLSWNQEANMLFLESPVGVGFSYSNTTSDYQQLGDQMTANDAYTFLHNWFLKFPSYRTRTFYIAGESYAGKYVPELAELIQDRNKDPSLHINLKGIMLGNPETSDAEDWIGLVDYAWSHAIISDETHKTIKTSCDFNSSDPWRNQDCSEAVDEVLKQYREIDIYSLYTSTCFASTARSSMARSSSSTTMMPRMMGGYDPCLDDYARAYYNRPDVQKALHAGDGHNLKNWSICNNDIFNGWGDSKASVVPIYRKLIAGGGLRIWIYSGDTDGRVPVLSTRYSLSSLELRVRKAWRPWYHENEVSGWVEEYEGLTFATFRGAGHAVPCFKPSSSLAFFSSFLRGQSPPSTK, encoded by the exons ATGGATAATGTTGTTACATTATTGTTAAAGTTAAAGCTGAGAAGCTTGTATAGTATAATGTTGTTACTTTATTATGTGTTGTGCTTAAGGGGTGTTATTGTGTCCTCTAGACATCATGAGAATGAGAGAAAAGTGACAACGATTAtgaataacaataataataataataatggtgatGTTGTGAGAGGCTTACCTGGCCAGCCTTCTGTGGATTTTGAGCACTATGCTGGCTATGTTACTGTCAATGAAACCAATGGAAGAGCACTCTTTTACTGGTTCTTTGAGGCCATTACCAACCCAGATGATAAGCCTTTGGTCCTATGGCTTAATGGAG GACCTGGATGTTCTTCTGTGGGATATGGAGCAACACAAGAGATTGGTCCATTTTTAGTGGACTCTGATGGGAAGGGACTCAAATTTAATAACTTGTCTTGGAACCAAGAAGCCAACATGTTATTCCTGGAATCTCCTGTTGGAGTTGGCTTTTCCTACTCAAACACAACTAGTGATTATCAACAATTGGGTGATCAAATGACAG CTAATGATGCTTACACTTTTCTCCACAACTGGTTCCTCAAGTTCCCATCATATAGAACAAGGACTTTTTACATAGCAGGGGAGAGTTATGCAG gCAAGTATGTGCCGGAGCTGGCTGAACTCATCCAGGATAGGAACAAGGACCCCTCCCTTCATATTAATCTCAAGGGCATTAtg tTAGGAAATCCAGAAACATCTGATGCTGAGGATTGGATAGGGCTAGTAGACTATGCTTGGAGTCATGCAATCATATCGGACGAGACTcacaaaacaataaaaacaagtTGTGACTTCAACAGCAGTGATCCATGGCGTAACCAAGATTGCAGTGAAGCAGTAGATGAAGTCCTCAAACAATACAGAGAAATTGATATATACAGCCTCTACACCTCTACTTGCTTTGCCTCTACAGCACGCTCTTCCATGGCGCGCTCATCATCATCTACAACAATG ATGCCTAGAATGATGGGTGGTTATGACCCATGCTTGGATGACTATGCTAGAGCTTATTATAATAGACCAGATGTTCAGAAGGCCCTACATGCTGGTGATGGCCACAATCTCAAGAATTGGAGTATTTGCAA CAATGATATATTCAATGGATGGGGAGATTCAAAGGCAAGTGTAGTGCCAATATACAGGAAGCTAATAGCAGGAGGAGGACTTAGGATATGGATTTACAGTGGAGACACAGATGGAAGAGTGCCAGTGCTGTCAACAAGGTATAGCTTAAGTTCTCTTGAATTGAGAGTAAGAAAGGCATGGAGACCATGGTACCATGAGAATGAGGTGAGTGGGTGGGTAGAAGAATATGAAGGGCTAACGTTTGCTACTTTCAGAGGAGCTGGCCACGCTGTTCCATGTTTCAAACCAAGTAGCTCTCTCGCCTTCTTCTCTTCCTTCCTTCGTGGACAATCCCCTCCTTCTACTAAATAA
- the LOC130941068 gene encoding helicase-like transcription factor CHR28 isoform X2, with protein MADDDVNFSELFDGDDDDNMCYIDLTTVMQVLNEDDDPLQSSPEDFSLQNGSSGESGVHDSFQLQNVCQMLEEEPHVSRLEVDSATDCSPFCSDVSDSGAKDSVHFSVNPVLEHEHENQGLPSQACSSTEKTGVSKFETSSFGMETSFPEAYSNNVSVCQDYLNKSTWKSGNERQFKHVGEDVESEHASHSSIIENGDLNFEDCVEDAVRGAYGQQESDLCTSFQISDMDADDSMHASTSIDSALYQGSHFPSDLCGDYAYPNYHQGGTYDRSFANDPLRFIPNGIGSKSWTNKEMMTNLKAENMEFCTDMAQISGGMHSVNTGGSSIHDSQFMLADSGYSSYFSSNSAFEDVSVALSTYASHGDQSLCMKAEGDKLVTSYQNNFQNNDSQFNIGQEVKQLPDLFPSVKCKSYGSFPCEDSYTVITSDRANHYNDTVNGTASKLQRNMVYLTVDQCLPHAHASIAVEQQFGCVKRGGTEMIQHNRIDSHHSKRTAENFCVEDTDVCIIEDNSHPVPTSQSEAVRNSLGIFQSSRYVGSQHYVVGSTRVKACDERNILQVALQDLSQPKSEISLPVGLLAVPLLRHQRIALSWMVQKETSSLYCSGGILADDQGLGKTVSTIALILKERPPKFSACPNAQNGELETLNLDGEDDGLPQSSSLKKESDSCGDMSIRDPIKSKSLSLQAKGRPSAGTLIVCPTSVLRQWAEELHNKVTSQANLSVLVYHGSNRTKDPHEVAKYDVVLTTYSIVSMEVPKQPLADKEDEEKGIFEDSGVPNRKRKNPSNSSKSGKKRLDNALLEAAARPLAKVSWFRVVLDEAQSIKNHRTQVARACSGLRAKRRWCLSGTPIQNAIDDLYSYFRFLRYAPYDIYTSFCSMIKNQVSRNPTKGYKKIQAVLKTIMLRRTKGTFLDGEPIISLPPKFVELKKVEFSMEERDFYSKLEADSRAQFQEYADAGTVKQNYVNILLMLLRLRQACDHPLLVKRYNSNTLWKSSVETAKKLPQEKQVSLLKCLEASLALCGICNDPPEDAVVSVCGHVFCSQCISEHLTGDDNQCPAANCKSRLSMATVFAKAMLNGCMSNQGCDSSPGSSGSEADESEPWSRSQPYDSSKIKAALEVLKSLSRVQCITPKVISAHGTPAENSECPGVSCDVNNGKCLEDIPESQHLSGNSGSNGTGEKAIVFSQWTRMLDLLEVCLKQSSIQYRRLDGTMSVIARDKAVKDFNTLPEVSVMIMSLKAASLGLNMVAACHVLMLDLWWNPTTEDQAIDRAHRIGQTRPVTVLRLTVKDTVEDRILALQQKKRKMVASAFGEDGTGGRQSRLTVDDLKYLFMM; from the exons ATGGCGGATGATGACGTGAACTTTTCGGAACTGTTCGATGGTGACGATGACGATAATATGTGCTATATCGATTTAACGACGGTGATGCAGGTTCTCAATGAGGATGACGACCCTCTGCAG AGTAGTCCTGAAGATTTTTCATTACAAAATGGTTCATCTGGTGAATCTGGCGTCCATGATTCTTTTCAGCTTCAGAATG TGTGTCAAATGTTAGAAGAAGAACCGCATGTTTCTAGGTTGGAGGTGGATTCAGCCACAGACTGCTCTCCTTTCTGCTCAGATGTGTCGGATTCTGGGGCCAAAGATTCAGTTCATTTTTCAGTGAATCCTGTGCTTGAGCATGAACATGAAAATCAGGGACTTCCAAGTCAGGCTTGCTCTTCCACGGAAAAGACAGGGGTTTCTAAATTTGAGACATCTAGTTTTGGTATGGAAACTAGTTTCCCTGAGGCATATTCAAACAATGTATCAGTCTGTCAGGACTATTTGAATAAAAGTACGTGGAAGAGTGGAAATGAGAGGCAATTCAAGCATGTGGGAGAGGATGTTGAATCTGAAC ATGCTTCTCACAGTTCTATCATTGAGAACGGTGATTTAAATTTTGAAGATTGTGTTGAGGATGCTGTTCGAGGTGCTTATGGGCAACAAGAAAGTGACTTGTGCACATCTTTTCAAATATCTGATATGGATGCTGATGATTCTATGCATGCTTCAACTTCAATTGATTCGGCTCTTTATCAAGGTTCCCATTTTCCTAGCGATTTGTGTGGTGACTATGCATATCCAAATTATCATCAGGGAGGAACATATGATAGATCATTTGCCAATGACCCTTTAAGGTTTATCCCTAATGGTATCGGTTCCAAGTCATGGACAAATAAAGAAATGATGACTAACCTGAAGGCTGAAAATATGGAGTTCTGTACAGATATGGCCCAAATCAGTGGTGGCATGCACTCAGTTAATACTGGGGGATCATCTATTCATGATAGTCAGTTTATGCTAGCAGATAGTGGCTATTCATCATATTTTTCTAGTAACAGTGCCTTTGAAGATGTGTCAGTTGCACTTTCAACTTATGCTTCACATGGAGATCAATCACTTTGTATGAAAGCTGAAGGTGACAAACTGGTTACAAGTTACCAAAATAATTTTCAGAACAATGATTCTCAGTTCAATATTGGCCAGGAGGTGAAACAGTTACCAGATCTTTTTCCTTCTGTGAAATGTAAGAGTTATGGATCTTTCCCATGTGAGGATAGTTATACAGTGATAACTTCTGACAGAGCCAATCATTATAACGATACTGTTAATGGAACTGCTAGTAAACTTCAAAGAAACATGGTCTATTTGACTGTAGACCAATGTTTGCCCCATGCCCATGCTTCCATTGCCGTTGAGCAGCAGTTTGGTTGTGTTAAGAGAGGAGGGACCGAAATGATTCAACATAACCGCATTGATTCCCATCATTCTAAACGAACTGCTGAGAATTTCTGTGTTGAGGACACTGATGTTTGTATCATTGAAGACAACAGTCATCCTGTGCCTACAAGTCAATCTGAAGCTGTTCGTAATTCCCTTGGTATATTTCAATCTTCCAGATATGTTGGTTCCCAACATTACGTGGTTGGAAGCACAAGGGTAAAGGCATGTGATGAGCGAAATATATTACAAGTTGCATTGCAG GATCTATCTCAACCAAAGTCAGAAATTAGTCTGCCAGTTGGATTGTTGGCGGTTCCTCTTTTGAGACATCAG AGAATTGCTTTATCGTGGATGGTTCAGAAGGAAACATCAAGCTTATATTGCTCAGGTGGAATACTTGCAGATGATCAG GGACTTGGGAAAACAGTGTCAACTATTGCTTTAATATTGAAGGAAAGGCCTCCAAAATTTTCTGCATGCCCCAATGCCCAAAATGGTGAATTAGAAACCTTGAATCTGGATGGAGAGGATGATGGTCTTCCTCAGAGCAGTTCGTTAAAGAAGGAATCTGATTCATGCGGAGATATGTCAATTAGAGATCCAATCAAGAGCAAGAGTTTATCTTTGCAAGCAAAGGGAAGGCCATCTGCAGGAACCCTTATTGTCTGCCCCACTAGCGTCCTGCGTCAATGGGCTGAGGAGTTGCACAATAAGGTAACTAGCCAAGCAAATCTCTCTGTGCTAGTATACCATGGAAGCAATCGAACGAAAGACCCTCATGAGGTGGCCAAGTATGATGTTGTTCTAACAACTTATTCCATTGTCAGCATGGAGGTCCCTAAGCAGCCGCTAGCTGacaaagaagatgaagagaagggAATATTTGAAGATTCTGGGGTACCAAATAGGAAGAGGAAAAACCCTTCTAATTCTAGTAAAAGTGGCAAGAAGCGATTAGACAACGCATTGCTTGAGGCTGCTGCTCGACCTCTTGCAAAGGTATCATGGTTTAGGGTTGTCCTGGATGAGGCTCAGAGTATAAAGAATCACAGAACTCAAGTTGCAAGGGCCTGTTCGGGTCTTCGTGCTAAGCGCAGATGGTGCTTGTCAGGGACCCCAATCCAGAATGCAATTGATGATCTCTACAGTTACTTTAGATTTCTAAGATATGCCCCTTATGACATTTATACATCATTCTGTTCTATGATTAAGAATCAGGTTAGCAGAAATCCTACAAAAGGGTATAAAAAGATACAAGCCGTCCTAAAGACAATAATGCTACGTCGGACCAAAG GAACATTTCTTGATGGGGAGCCTATTATATCCTTGCCACCTAAATTTGTAGAGCTTAAAAAAGTTGAGTTTTCAATGGAGGAGCGTGATTTCTATTCGAAACTGGAGGCTGATTCTCGTGCGCAGTTTCAG GAATATGCTGATGCTGGAACTGTAAAACAAAATTATGTCAACATTTTGCTTATGCTTTTGCGCCTTAGACAAGCTTGTGATCACCCTTTGCTTGTTAAGCGTTACAATTCCAACACTCTATGGAAATCTTCTGTTGAGACGGCAAAAAAGCTTCCCCAGGAAAAACAAGTATCCCTTCTTAAGTGTTTGGAGGCTTCTCTGGCTCTATGTGGAATCTGTAAT GATCCTCCTGAAGACGCCGTTGTTTCAGTCTGCGGTCATGTCTTCTGTAGCCAGTGCATTTCGGAACATCTTACTGGTGATGACAATCAGTGTCCTGCTGCAAATTGCAAAAGTCGACTCAGCATGGCTACTGTTTTTGCGAAAGCGATGCTCAACGGTTGTATGTCTAACCAGGGTTGTGATAGTTCACCTGGTTCCTCTGGTTCTGAAGCGGATGAATCTGAGCCTTGGTCTCGGAGTCAGCCTTATGATTCTTCTAAAATTAAGGCTGCACTTGAGGTTTTAAAGTCATTAAGTAGGGTACAGTGCATTACACCCAAAGTTATATCTGCACATGGTACTCCTGCAGAAAATAGTGAATGCCCTGGGGTATCCTGTGATGTTAACAATGGGAAATGCTTGGAAGATATTCCTGAAAGTCAACATCTCTCTGGGAATAGTGGTTCTAATGGCACAGGAGAGAAAGCAATAGTATTTTCTCAGTGGACAAGGATGCTAGATTTGCTTGAAGTGTGTCTTAAGCAATCTTCGATTCAGTATAGAAGACTTGATGGAACGATGTCTGTCATTGCAAGAGATAAAGCTGTTAAAGATTTTAATACTCTACCAGAG GTTTCGGTTATGATTATGTCTTTGAAGGCTGCGAGTCTTGGTCTAAACATGGTGGCAGCCTGCCATGTTCTTATGCTGGATTTATGGTGGAACCCTACTACTGAAGATCAAGCAATTGATAGAGCACATCGAATTGGGCAGACCCGTCCTGTGACTGTTTTGCGTTTAACCGTGAAAGATACCGTTGAAGATCGTATTTTGGCTTTGCAG CAAAAGAAGCGAAAGATGGTTGCATCTGCATTTGGGGAGGATGGAACTGGTGGTCGTCAGAGTCGCCTTACAGTAGATGATTTAAAATACCTGTTCATGATGTGA
- the LOC130941069 gene encoding caffeoylshikimate esterase has product MPPMEDEQTSLLKPTYPHYWGYTQEQDYYAQQGISAAASHFTTPRGLTLFTRSWLPHTPSHPRALVFMVHGYGNDISWTFQATPIFLAQNGFASFAIDLQGHGRSQGLKAFVPNVDLVVQDCLSFFNSIKQDPKFRNLPCFLYGESMGGAICLLIHFADPKGFKGAILVAPMCRISDKVRPKWPIPQILTFLARFFPTWAIVPAPDLLYKSVKVDHKKVIADMNPLRYRGKPRLGTVVELLRVTDFVGKRLGDVELPFVVLHGSADVVTDPAVSRELYEEAKSEDKSIKIYDGMMHSLLFGETDENVEIVRNDILQWLNARC; this is encoded by the coding sequence ATGCCCCCAATGGAAGACGAGCAAACATCCCTTCTGAAACCCACATACCCTCACTATTGGGGCTACACTCAAGAGCAAGACTACTACGCCCAACAAGGAATCTCAGCCGCCGCCTCACACTTCACAACGCCAAGGGGACTCACACTCTTCACACGTTCTTGGCTTCCCCACACTCCCTCCCACCCACGCGCCCTCGTCTTCATGGTCCACGGCTACGGCAACGATATCTCCTGGACCTTCCAAGCCACCCCTATCTTCCTCGCTCAGAACGGTTTCGCTTCCTTCGCAATCGACCTTCAGGGCCATGGCCGCTCCCAGGGACTCAAAGCCTTCGTTCCCAACGTCGACCTTGTTGTTCAGGATTGTCTCTCATTCTTCAATTCCATCAAACAAGATCCAAAGTTTAGAAATTTACCTTGCTTTCTCTATGGGGAGTCCATGGGTGGTGCTATTTGCCTTTTGATCCATTTTGCGGACCCGAAAGGGTTCAAAGGTGCGATCTTGGTGGCGCCCATGTGCAGAATTTCTGATAAGGTGAGACCCAAATGGCCAATTCCTCAGATCCTCACTTTTCTCGCGAGATTCTTCCCCACATGGGCCATTGTTCCTGCTCCTGATCTATTGTACAAGTCTGTGAAGGTGGATCACAAGAAGGTGATTGCGGATATGAACCCTTTGAGGTACAGAGGGAAACCGAGGTTGGGGACAGTGGTTGAGCTTCTGAGGGTTACTGATTTTGTGGGGAAGAGGCTTGGTGATGTTGAGCTCCCTTTTGTTGTGTTGCATGGGAGTGCTGATGTTGTAACTGACCCTGCTGTAAGCAGGGAACTCTATGAGGAGGCTAAGAGTGAGGACAAGAGTATCAAGATCTATGATGGCATGATGCATTCTTTGCTCTTTGGCGAGACTGATGAAAATGTGGAGATTGTCAGGAATGATATATTGCAGTGGTTGAATGCTAGGTGTTGA